One Candidatus Binatia bacterium genomic window carries:
- a CDS encoding Rieske 2Fe-2S domain-containing protein, which translates to MSDDAHEVVVARVGELTPGQTTKFLLRCHDREEECFLVNHRGTLYAYINRCCHVPMTMDWIDNQFMTEDQRYILCATHGACYQPDTGECIVGPPLGKFLTPVPLVIRGDTVIAACPEEGPRAPTGNASRPTSPSR; encoded by the coding sequence ATGTCAGACGATGCGCATGAGGTGGTTGTGGCTCGCGTCGGCGAGCTGACCCCAGGACAAACGACGAAGTTTTTGCTGCGGTGTCACGATCGCGAGGAGGAATGCTTCCTGGTCAATCACCGCGGGACGCTGTACGCCTACATCAACCGTTGCTGTCACGTGCCCATGACCATGGACTGGATCGACAACCAGTTCATGACCGAGGACCAGCGATACATCCTATGCGCCACCCACGGTGCCTGCTATCAGCCCGATACCGGTGAATGCATCGTCGGACCGCCGCTGGGGAAATTCCTGACCCCGGTGCCGTTAGTCATCCGCGGCGACACAGTCATCGCTGCCTGTCCCGAGGAGGGCCCACGCGCCCCTACCGGGAACGCGTCGCGCCCCACCTCTCCCAGTAGGTAA
- the atpD gene encoding F0F1 ATP synthase subunit beta — protein MNIGKITQIIGPVVDVEFANGTVPPIYNALRISNPAISSQAWNLVVEVAQHLGERTVRCIAMDSTEGLVRGMEVQDTGDPITVPVGPQTLGRIINVIGEPVDEAGPVEGVTRYPIHRSPPTFVDQATEVQAFETGIKVVDLLAPYARGGKIGLFGGAGVGKTVLIMELINNVATQHGGYSVFGGVGERTREGNDLWLEMRESGVISKTALVYGQMNEPPGARARVGLTAVTAAEYFRDEEGKDVLLFIDNIFRFTQANSEVSALLGRMPSAVGYQPTLSTDLGELQERITTTKKGSITSVQAIYVPADDLTDPAPATTFAHLDATTVLSRALTEIGIYPAVDPLDSTSRILDPGVVGEEHYHVARQVQEVLQRYKDLQDIIAILGMDELSEEDKLIVSRARKIQRFLSQPFHVAEAFTNMKGAYVKLPDTIRGFKEIADGKHDDIPEQAFYMVGTIEDAVEKARKLAA, from the coding sequence CGGTGGTGGACGTGGAGTTCGCCAACGGCACCGTGCCGCCGATCTATAATGCCCTGCGCATTTCGAATCCGGCGATCAGCAGTCAAGCGTGGAACCTGGTTGTCGAAGTGGCGCAGCACCTCGGCGAGAGGACCGTGCGCTGCATTGCCATGGATTCGACCGAGGGGCTGGTGCGCGGCATGGAGGTGCAGGATACCGGTGATCCGATCACGGTGCCGGTCGGGCCGCAGACGCTCGGCCGCATCATCAACGTTATCGGCGAACCGGTGGATGAGGCTGGACCTGTGGAGGGAGTGACCCGGTATCCCATTCACCGCTCGCCGCCTACCTTCGTCGATCAGGCCACGGAGGTTCAGGCCTTCGAAACCGGCATCAAAGTCGTCGACCTGCTCGCACCGTATGCCCGCGGCGGCAAGATCGGCCTGTTTGGTGGCGCTGGCGTAGGCAAGACCGTGTTGATCATGGAGCTGATCAACAATGTGGCGACGCAGCATGGTGGGTACTCCGTCTTCGGTGGTGTGGGCGAGCGCACGCGCGAGGGCAACGACCTGTGGCTGGAGATGCGTGAGTCAGGCGTCATTTCGAAGACCGCCTTGGTCTACGGCCAGATGAACGAACCGCCGGGCGCCCGTGCCCGCGTAGGACTGACCGCCGTGACAGCCGCCGAATATTTCCGTGACGAAGAGGGCAAGGACGTGCTGCTCTTCATCGACAACATCTTCCGCTTTACGCAGGCGAACTCGGAAGTGTCGGCCTTGCTCGGCCGTATGCCATCGGCGGTGGGTTACCAGCCGACCCTGTCGACCGACCTCGGCGAATTGCAGGAACGCATCACCACCACCAAAAAGGGCTCGATCACCTCGGTGCAAGCGATCTACGTTCCGGCCGACGACCTGACCGACCCGGCGCCGGCCACCACCTTTGCGCACCTCGACGCCACAACGGTCCTGTCGCGCGCCTTGACGGAAATCGGCATCTATCCCGCCGTCGACCCGCTCGATTCCACCTCTCGGATTCTCGATCCCGGTGTCGTCGGTGAAGAGCACTACCACGTCGCGCGCCAGGTCCAGGAGGTGTTGCAGCGGTACAAGGATCTGCAAGACATCATCGCCATCCTGGGCATGGACGAGTTGTCGGAAGAGGACAAGCTGATTGTGTCGCGGGCGCGGAAGATCCAGCGCTTCCTGTCGCAGCCGTTTCATGTCGCCGAAGCGTTCACGAATATGAAGGGCGCGTACGTGAAGCTGCCAGACACGATCCGTGGATTCAAAGAAATTGCCGACGGCAAGCACGATGATATTCCCGAGCAGGCTTTTTACATGGTCGGGACCATCGAGGATGCGGTGGAGAAGGCCAGGAAGCTCGCCGCGTAG
- the atpC gene encoding ATP synthase F1 subunit epsilon, which translates to MPDAFQLRIVTPNRLLFDEQVREVTAPGTLGEFGVLPDHITFLTSLEIGALRYRIDGEAQRIAVRGGFAEVADNVMTVLADEAVFAEDVDREAARADLTAADAQLRNLSPLDPSFSAADANRRWAQARIELSSGR; encoded by the coding sequence ATGCCCGATGCTTTCCAGCTCCGGATTGTGACCCCGAACCGGCTGCTGTTCGACGAACAGGTACGCGAGGTCACTGCCCCGGGCACGCTCGGCGAGTTCGGTGTGCTGCCCGACCACATCACGTTCCTTACCTCCCTGGAGATCGGTGCGCTCCGTTACCGGATCGATGGGGAGGCGCAGCGGATAGCGGTCCGCGGGGGGTTCGCGGAAGTGGCGGACAACGTGATGACCGTCCTCGCCGATGAGGCTGTTTTCGCTGAGGACGTTGATCGAGAGGCCGCCCGCGCCGATCTGACGGCAGCCGATGCCCAGTTACGTAACCTGTCGCCGCTCGATCCAAGTTTTTCCGCCGCCGACGCCAATCGCCGTTGGGCCCAGGCGCGAATCGAGCTCAGCAGCGGACGGTAA